ATAGGCCTACATGTTATGGTCAGTCTGAAGTACAAGTCAATTAAATGTTCATGGGAAGCACCAGCATGTTAATGGCACTGTAGCTGGCATGATAGAATCTGACCTGGTTTCTACCTCTCTCACACAttctcaacacacacattgacacacacacatatatttcaAGCACATGGATACACTTCCAACCATAGACCATGAAGCTGCCATAAGCATGTACAGCTGATGTACCGAGGCAGCTGCCCTGGCTCTTTTTGTCTTAGGTGCCCATTTCATATCAAAACAGTGCTAACAGTTGCTAACAGTGATAACACTTGTGGAATTACAGGCTAAATGGACAGATAACCAGCCTGAAGGGCATTTATACTGCAGTGCTGCACCTTTCTTCAACAGCTCACATGGGTCTGCAGTGAGCCCCCAAGGCCACATGAATGTTTTTTCAGCCTTTCAGATTTTTAATTCACCTCATCCACAAGAAACCTAGAGCCacttctgatgaaaaaaaactgccaaaaatgtttttaaatttatttttcaaaaatggaAAGAGAATACATcttacaaaacaaagaaactacTTGGTGGGGTctcatttaatatttaacatttactCAATTTGATATTGcaggcatttgtttttttataactAATTGTAAGACTGGATTATGTTAAGGTAATCagtgaaaggaaagaaaggcaTTTTCTGAATGTGCTCTTACATAAAGCCATGGATTGGAGTGGTGAATTATATAGATTATAATTGTAGTCAGTCAATGCAAGCAGGTCTCTTGGAAACTTCCATATTTACACATACTCATCGAGGCATAACAACCCTCataatgttaaatatttaatcatttagATGAAACATTTGATAACTGACAAACGCTTAGCAcctgttttatatttaaataataacaCGTGGTATCTTGTGAAGGGCTCAGTCCATGTGTGGAATATGGtctcaataaaaaatgtaaattgcaagTTTCCTCCAAAAAAATCTAAGGcacactgttgtgtttgtgctaaATTAAAAattgtgcattttaattttagacTTAATTTACATggcaatatttatttaaaatacaagCTGTCATGTCAAGCAAaggtattttaattttgttgtatttattcatgtaaaatGTTGCCAAATGACAAAATGGTGGATATTCTCTTTACTACTGTTTACAAACAATGGAAAAAGCAAACCAGCACACACTTTTACAGAAAAATGATCATGTACAGGCCTTTGACAACAAATAATTCTGGAAAAAAGCTTTCCAAAAGCTGAAAACATGAAGGCAATTCCAGAATAAAATGACTTTAGCATGCAGACAGAGCATTGCATAGACCTGCAATCTGTCAGTGACTTCTTACTCTCTGTAAGAAGGCTATTGTTTTTCAGGATAGAGTCTGGTAATTTGAAGCAAACTGTTTATTtagttaattatttatttcttttctagatttatttctgattaaatattttactGGTAACGCCTAAGATTAGGCCTTTCTTGCATaaacagttaggtccataaccatttggacagtgacacaattttcataattttgcccttgtactcAACCACAgcggatttgaaatggagtaatcaagacgtgactgaagtgcagactttcagctttaagacattcaaaagtaattggacacttgactaaaaagcagtttcatggccgggtgtggccttttccctcattattccaAATGAgggaaattaagaaattaaaaggtctggagttcattccaattgtttgcacttgcatttggttgttgtttatcagaaccctcaacatgcagTCCAAAGTGGTGtgtatgcaggtgaaggaggccatccttaggctcaaaaagcaaagaaaatgtatcagacagatagcaaaaAACTTTAGGAGCAGCCAAATCACCAGTTTGGTATATccagaaaaagaaggaattcactggtgagctcagcaacaccaaaaggcctggaagaccacagaagacattTAAAGTGGATGACCAGAGAATtgtttccctggtgaagaaaaacccattcacaaagTCTAGGCAAGCCAAAAAGACTCTGGAGGAGGGAGGCGTGTCATtatccaaatctacagtcatgAGATGTTTGTGAGAAACGAAATACAGAgggtatacagcaaggtgccacaccactggtgtcactcacgCACAGGAAGGCCAGATCAGACTTtgcccaaagcagagcacatcatgtGTCCAGCATgatggaggcagtgttatggcatgggcatgtatggctgccagtggaactgggtcaccagtgtttattgatgatgtgactgctggtGGAAGTAGcagatgaattctgatgtttataaggCTATTACTATCTGCTCACATTCAGCCAAATGCAACAAAACTGGTAGGGCGgcgcttcacagtgcagatggacaaggACCGAAAACATACTGcgaaagcaacccaagagttactcAAATCAAAAGGTGGAATACTCTTCAAAGACCAAGTCGGTCCCCAGCTCCTTTAAGAGACGGAGTAACATCGCGcgaaatagtaaaaaaaaaaaaaaaaaaaaaaaaaaaaaaaaaaaaaaggttacgCGCCGCTCCCTTTTTGGCCCAATCAGACTCGTTTTAAACTTGATGGAACACGGACTGTCCAATAACAACAGCTCTTAGTGTGACTTCTTAGTGTGTCATTGGCCAATCGTCTGCGGGCATCTTGTAGCGTGTATTACCTCCAGGAAGGGGAAAGTATTGTTTACCATCCTGTGCGAGGCATGCGAGGTAGGTGCTGGAAAAATATAGCAACATATTACATTTTGATGTACGTGAAGACAGATGCACTATGCGCGCGGACtgcaaatgataaaatacatgCCGTATTGATCAGTTTTGCGGCAGGTGGCTGTACTGTGAACGAAACGCTCGTTTATCGCGTAATAATAACACGTTCTGCAAACGATAGCTATTATCGTTTATTCGACACAGGCTATCATGTTAATCGTTATGGTATTGTCATGTCATAAGAAATTAAAGTTGAGGCTATGATAAACCCCATGAGGAAATTATTTTTGCTGCAAAGGTTAATAATATGATAACAGCAATGGAAAACGGGGTGTATTAGAAAAGACCAGGTGGGAGGAAGACGGTGAGACCAACTAAGAAATGAACGTACAGTGCAACActagaaaatataaaaacactgacCTGAAAAATATGGAAAGCAGATTGATTTACAATGTGCATTCAAGGTGTGACAGCATAATATTCTTGGAGAGAGAAAATTAGGGGGACATCAGAGGAAAAAGTTATATTTGAAAGCCATCATGTGTACTTATAGCTGTTTGGAGTACATGCTGTATGTTGATGTTtgaactatgtttttttttttattctttcctgCTGTTATTTTGATTGATAACCGGAAGTGGAACCAATATCTTGACAACGGCGTCCGCTCGAAGTTGCACGTCACAGTTTACTAGTGTTTGGATATGATTGTGCAAAATATATGATTTTTGTCCATGATCAGCGTTAACATCACAACCAAGACATCATTCACAACGTAGGTTACAGGCCAGCTGTGTGAAATTGCgttcagcttgttttttttggctgaggTTATTTAGGTTAGCTGACGAAGCGGTCAAGCTAACAGTTGTCAGGTTTGATAAAATTGTCTTCACTCAGCCATTGTGGTTTGTCCGTGTTGTTGTAGGTAGAGCAGCCTTCCTGTGTTATTGTGCGTGAGGGATGGATGCCACCCAGCTGATCGATGACTCCATAGTGGagtcagaggaggaagagactgaggaggaggagagtgaaaaCAAGAAGAGAGAGCCGCTGGCTAAACTGCAGCTGTTAAAGAATACTTACCTTCCTGAGACAGGTGAGCGgctcactgctgctgtaactCTCCCCACCACCTCCACACACCGCCTAAGTCAGTGGTCAAGGACCCCCAATTTAATACACATCAGTCAGTGAACCTGTATTTTCGATAAGGTGTAGTCTCCAGGATCCCCGTCTGATAAAACTGAGTTATTCCATAGCTGTTTAATTGTGAAGATTGTGAAACATATGAACTGAATAGTCATTCTCACACAGTCTCTCACTGGGCTAACTTCTAGTCAATGAAATagtaatgaaattaaaatactaCCCATTTTACTGGTCGaccccctcaaggacccccggGGATCTTGGTGTCCCAGGTTGAGAGCCACTGGTCTAAGTAACTGGAAGTGAAaggctttgtctctgttttacTCATGATTGCTTCTCTCTGTCACCCAGAGCTGCCCCTCTATTTGGGAGATAATGTGCTGGGCCGTGACCCCAACTTGTGCACCCTGCCCCTCTCAGCGCCCTCAGTGTCCAAGCGGCACACTGTTATCAGCATCTCTGTGTATCCCAGAGGTGGGCGCCACGGTGCAGCTGATATGGAGGCGCTGGTGTGGGACCTGGGCAGCATGAATGGCACCCGCAGGGGCCGCTTGAGACTGACTCCGCATGTCCGCTACGCCCTGAGCGAGGGAGACAGGTTAGAGGTGGCGGACATCCCCTGCCAGTATTTCAGCTGTGCTGCGGACAAGAAGTCTGGTCAGGGGGATATGAGGTCTCCTGTGAACAGAAATTCAGGGGAGAGCGCGAGGCGGACTGATCCACTGATGGAAAAGAGATGTGACACAAGCACAGACAGTGCAAAATGTGTCAACGGAGGTCCAGAGGCATCAACTATGGTGTCATCACCGGATCAGCAAAATACAATGAAGACTCCTGCTAGAACAAGGTGCCTGTCCTTTGAACAAACTCCAAATGAGCCACAGTGCACCCTCGTCCCAGAATCAGACTGTGACTCAGATGGAGAAAAAGGgggaggcagaggcagacaggaaaAGGCTGTGGGTATGTGAATTATGTAAATATGAACAGAAATGCAGCACTATTTTGTGTGCATCTCCAAGGCTTTTTAGATCTTTACAAGTTTCTCTTTGCTTTCTATTCtagtttctgattctgactcctgTATATCCAGCCCCACCTGCTCTACATTCTTGAGTcccacaaacaaaataattcctGAGAGGTATATTAACAGCATCTCCTGTCCAATCTTcaatttcttgttttgttttctgattgtttatttattacacaGGCATAACTAATAAATAGAGTGTTCTTCTTTACATTTAATGCATTACTTTCTCTTCTGATATAACTtgccatcatgttttttttatgattttacagtGAGGACGAGAGTCCCATCACACCCTCCTCCACTAAAAATAGACCTAACAAAAGTGTCAGCTTTAGCAAGGAGGAGAAAGACGTGGATGTGGGTCgacagctgaagaaaaaaaaggcacaggTGATTGTGTCTGACagtgatgaggaggaaggaagggaggaagaaagagcagcaacaggagagagacagcCTGAGGAAAGTGGACAAGATGTGCCTGTGAAATGGGAAAACAATGTCAGTCTCTCAGGAGGAGATGGATTGCCTGTGTCTACACCGGCAGTCTCTACGGACGCCATGCCTGTTTTTAACATGGACAGTGACACTGatgtggagggagaggaggaggaggcagtggCGGTCTCTGCCATTCCTGTGACCTCGAATGCAACATCGAAAGCTGATCATTCCTCAAAACAAGTCCAGTTTCACATGGATAGTGATACGGATGtggatgaggaagatgatgcCTTAGCAAAAGTGTCCAATTCAGTGCCTGCTTCTATGGACAGTACCAAACCTGCTGATTCTGTTCCAGTTGTCCAAGCAATAGGCGTCATGCTAGACAGTGACACTGATGTGGACGATGACGCTGACGCTTCTGTGTCAAATGCTGCCGCCAAAGCAGCACCCACATCACATCAGGTTGCACACACAGCTGACTCTGCCCCTTCAGCAGAACAAAAAGATTTCCAcctggacagtgacacagatgtcgatgaggaagaagaaaatgactCCAGCAAAGTGGATGAAACTCCCTCCAGATTAGAATTAAAGGACAGCAGAGTTGagtctgcctctgctgctccacaaaTCATGCATCTAGACAGTGACACAGATGATGAAGTGATCCCTGCTCCTGCCACCGGGAAACCCCCGGTGGTGGTTGCTGACACAGAGCCACCCACTATTGCAGACACAGGAGCTGATTTGGATATTTTATCAAACAGTGACACAGATCTGGAGGAGGATGCACCTCTGCTCCCACCAGTTGTCATGGCAAGAAATGCTGTACCATCAACTGCCAAAGACGAGTCAGTCTCcctgtcagctgctgctcttACCACGTCAACAGCTCTTCAGTCAGATTATGATGGGGATACAGATTTAGATGAGCCCAGTGTGCCCCCTACTGGAGAAACGGCTGAAAAATCCGAGTTCAGAATGGACAGTGATACAGATGTGGAGGATAAGGAGGTTGATGGAGAGGTGGGTGAAGGTCAGATGTCAGGCCTGTCCAGAGAAACGCGTTCAAGGTTACCAACACCTTCAGTTCCTCCCCTGCAGAAGTGCTCTACTCCTCTAGAATTGTCAGGTAATTTATTATTACTTATGCATTATTTTGTACTGGGTGGAAGGGTGGCCTAGTCTTTAGGGGGACTGACCAGGGTTTTCATGGGTTGTTTTAATTTCCAGTATGTCCACTGAGTCCCTGCCgggtgctgttgttgtgtttcataGCCTCTTGTGGGGCGAAGCAAGTCATTTCtttggtgttatttttatttcactagCTGTCAATTTGAGAATTACTAGAGAATTACTAGAGCtgtttacagaaatattatcaAAGTCTTGAAGGTGAGACAGGGGCACTTAAGAAAATTGTTTTGATGTTGTGTTCACTTTGGGATCGGTTCAGAAGGGGTAATAGAGGaaatagagggagggagatacAGGGAAAATCAAGCCTCCCTCAGTCACACAGTGTTACTCAAGCATAATAATGTTATTGTACATCAGCATTAATACACTTTTATCTTCCTACACAGATACCCAGGAGGACCAGGACTTTGTGATAGCTGAGACCCAGTCCTTTGTCCTGGAAAACAGAGACCATCAGGGCAGCCATTCATATGACCCCACACTGGACTCCACCCAAGCTTTTGGCCTAGAGATCTCCTCTGGTGATGAGAAAGATGGGCAGTCTAGCAGAGGAGGCTCTTTCCAGCTGGGTTTGTCTGATAGCAGCCACCTGCTGCCCCAGGCCCAGGCTTTAGCCATGGAGAACACCCAAGCTTTTATCCCCGTGGCTGGGAATGTGGATATGGAAGACACCCAAAAGTATGAAGCCATCTCATCCCTAGAAAGGACCTCTGTGGGGAAGGATTCAGACTTGGAGGCCACCCAGGCCTATGGAGGGGACGAGGAACCTGCCAGATGTTCAGCAAAGAAGGAAAGTCGGGTAGATTTTGCCCTGGAAGCAACTCAGGCATATATCCCAGAGACCCAGAGTGATACAGAGGCTGGcgcagaggaagaggacaaaataaatattgtaaCTGCTGAGACTCAGCCTGTAGACTTTCCTACCACACTTCTTTCCGTGGCTGAAACCCAACCAATGTCTGCTTTTGAGGAAGAGGATAATCAAGTAAAAGACAGACCTTGTTCCTCGGTTTGTCAGGGAAAACGcataaaacagaatgaaagacaagaaaagggGGATGATGAGGAGGCAACTCAACGACAGGAGATGCCAATAGTTTCCACAGCTGAAACTCAGCCCCTGGCTACTGTTGAAAATGAGGAAAGTGAGGATCTCATTCCAGCTCCCcgcaaaagaaaagcaaaggcaCTGCAACTTGAAGACGAGGAGACTCAACCCATGACCAGTTCTgagctctctgctgctgaaactCTGCCCATGGCCACATGTGAAGATGAGGAAAGTGAGGACCTCATTCCAGTCCCAcgcaaaagaaaagcaaaggcaCTGCAGCTTGAAGAGACTCAACCCATGACCAGTTCTgagctctctgctgctgaaactCTGCCCATGGCCACATGTGAAGATGAGGAAAGTGAGGACCTCATTCCAGTCCTGcgcaaaagaaaagcaaaggctCTACAACTTGAAGAGACTCAACCCATGACCAGTTCTGAGCTCTCTTCTTCTGAAACTCAGCCCATGGCCACATGTGAAGATGAGGAAAGTGAGGACCTCATTCCAGTCCCGcgcaaaagaaaagcaaaggctCTACAACTTGAAGAGACTCAACCCATGACCAGTTCTGAGCTCTCTTCTTCTGAAACTCAGCCCATGGCCACATGTGAAGATGAGGAAAGTGAAGACTTAATTCCAGCTCCACGCAAAAGACGAGCAAAGCCATTGCAACTTGAGGAGACTCAACCCATGAGCAGTTCTgagctctctgctgctgaaacCCAACCCGTGCATGATGGTAATAGTAACAGTGAAGAAGATGAAAAAGTAGCTAAATTGCCACCTCCTACCAATGCCAGATCAGTGCCTAAAAATCAAAAAGTTTTAACCAGCACACTTACAACAAACTCTGAAACTCAGCCTATAGACACCTGTGCCATGGATGAGGAAGAGGACCATGAGGAGGCAGACAAAAAAGTTGAactacagaaaacaacaaaacaacctcAGAGAGGGAAACGACAAGAATCTGAGGCTGGGAC
The Myripristis murdjan chromosome 16, fMyrMur1.1, whole genome shotgun sequence DNA segment above includes these coding regions:
- the mdc1 gene encoding mediator of DNA damage checkpoint protein 1; the encoded protein is MDATQLIDDSIVESEEEETEEEESENKKREPLAKLQLLKNTYLPETELPLYLGDNVLGRDPNLCTLPLSAPSVSKRHTVISISVYPRGGRHGAADMEALVWDLGSMNGTRRGRLRLTPHVRYALSEGDRLEVADIPCQYFSCAADKKSGQGDMRSPVNRNSGESARRTDPLMEKRCDTSTDSAKCVNGGPEASTMVSSPDQQNTMKTPARTRCLSFEQTPNEPQCTLVPESDCDSDGEKGGGRGRQEKAVVSDSDSCISSPTCSTFLSPTNKIIPESEDESPITPSSTKNRPNKSVSFSKEEKDVDVGRQLKKKKAQVIVSDSDEEEGREEERAATGERQPEESGQDVPVKWENNVSLSGGDGLPVSTPAVSTDAMPVFNMDSDTDVEGEEEEAVAVSAIPVTSNATSKADHSSKQVQFHMDSDTDVDEEDDALAKVSNSVPASMDSTKPADSVPVVQAIGVMLDSDTDVDDDADASVSNAAAKAAPTSHQVAHTADSAPSAEQKDFHLDSDTDVDEEEENDSSKVDETPSRLELKDSRVESASAAPQIMHLDSDTDDEVIPAPATGKPPVVVADTEPPTIADTGADLDILSNSDTDLEEDAPLLPPVVMARNAVPSTAKDESVSLSAAALTTSTALQSDYDGDTDLDEPSVPPTGETAEKSEFRMDSDTDVEDKEVDGEVGEGQMSGLSRETRSRLPTPSVPPLQKCSTPLELSDTQEDQDFVIAETQSFVLENRDHQGSHSYDPTLDSTQAFGLEISSGDEKDGQSSRGGSFQLGLSDSSHLLPQAQALAMENTQAFIPVAGNVDMEDTQKYEAISSLERTSVGKDSDLEATQAYGGDEEPARCSAKKESRVDFALEATQAYIPETQSDTEAGAEEEDKINIVTAETQPVDFPTTLLSVAETQPMSAFEEEDNQVKDRPCSSVCQGKRIKQNERQEKGDDEEATQRQEMPIVSTAETQPLATVENEESEDLIPAPRKRKAKALQLEDEETQPMTSSELSAAETLPMATCEDEESEDLIPVPRKRKAKALQLEETQPMTSSELSAAETLPMATCEDEESEDLIPVLRKRKAKALQLEETQPMTSSELSSSETQPMATCEDEESEDLIPVPRKRKAKALQLEETQPMTSSELSSSETQPMATCEDEESEDLIPAPRKRRAKPLQLEETQPMSSSELSAAETQPVHDGNSNSEEDEKVAKLPPPTNARSVPKNQKVLTSTLTTNSETQPIDTCAMDEEEDHEEADKKVELQKTTKQPQRGKRQESEAGTSSISSASKRGGRAVIAEEKLEYADPPRRQTRGNGKALSTTRGRGRKVPEEDYESEETQAVEQSKLSRGRRTRRHQKDNSMEEERKEEVEKDRLLKEQEEKERIEREQRQEKERLERERRAEQERLERERKEKEQQERLEHERAEREEKERLEKEENARLEREENARLERERKEQEEKERYRIQKEKEEQERLEMERKKKEEQERLERERAEREEQDRLQREEKARIERERKEQEENERLEHERAKTEEKERLEREQKARIDRERKEQEEKERFQHEKAEEEKRRSEREKQGREQLGEEAKEKLIKEQHENKDEENKLKSATRGRRAVRRTIADPSTAQVEQDQGISTSEDGPARRTRSRSNSSDSVSSVMSAASVTTQESKGRGRGRGRGRGAKKTTNITRDSRRRTVAGEPSAERQAAEQAGDDTPPLGVLSRSNSINSLNSEVSSCSVSSQNRGRGGRGRGRGRKTQPETDSIPPLNSQSDQSSAPKATARGRKSRKTEGSFSDVSEIDGEEKADSMQSSTTRGQKRASENSEPPAVHGDDQSSQEEENVGEESLVPKRNVRDKGQKEILTTLIAAAVNDGDKIKEKGRGKGRKRELEEEAEEDEGSVSKEKGKAQGGRGIEAAKEEKEETHEENPAPIPAKKQGRASTAQGKKNTQESLPKVEVKEESKKIEEIADKKRKGRQSVAHKKKEEKQEEDGTSAQSSMNQDASAETPETPTSSASRRRVAPADSSPMAKTPRSSSASPVVAAQSRPASQVYKVLFTGVVDEAGEKVVARLGGGLAKGVADVTCLVTDKVRRTVKFLCAVAKGVPIVTPSWLEKSGKAGSFLSPNAFIVKDAEQEKKFNFCLQESLRTACSQPLLQGYEIHVTKSVKPEPVQMKDIILCCGASFLPRMPSSHKAQTVVISCEEDWSLCGAALAASLPVVTAEFILTGILQQKVDLEAHALPAPTQPAGGRGRGRKKT